In Miscanthus floridulus cultivar M001 chromosome 5, ASM1932011v1, whole genome shotgun sequence, one genomic interval encodes:
- the LOC136451681 gene encoding reticulon-like protein B9 isoform X1, with the protein MATAAMNGHYSRAPKLFGRERTLHAALGGRRAADIILWRDRKVSASILAAATAAWGLFEVAEYHLLTVVCYVAMIGMLVFFIWTNASTFFNLPVPRIPDTLVSERASRQAVQDVHRRLTRLVEKLHDVACGKDIKMFILTVLSLYMASVIADCFSSLTLLYLVVLGTMTLPALYERYESEVDHLVARGVHDLRTHFADMDSGVLRKIPRGTGAAAK; encoded by the exons ATGGCAACAGCAGCAATGAACGGACACTACAGCAGGGCACCCAAGCTCTTCGGCAGGGAAAGGACGCTCCACGCTGCCCTCGGTGGACGCAGAG CCGCGGACATCATCCTGTGGAGGGACAGGAAGGTGTCGGCGTCCATCCTcgccgcggcgacggcggcgtgggGCCTGTTCGAGGTGGCGGAGTACCATCTCCTCACGGTGGTCTGCTACGTCGCCATGATCGGCATGCTCGTCTTCTTCATATGGACCAACGCTTCTACCTTCTTCAACCT GCCGGTTCCCAGAATCCCTGATACCCTGGTGTCGGAGAGGGCGAGCAGGCAAGCGGTCCAAGACGTGCACCGCAGGCTGACCAGGTTGGTGGAGAAGCTGCACGACGTCGCTTGCGGCAAGGACATCAAGATGTTCATCCTG ACGGTGCTCTCACTGTACATGGCGTCGGTGATCGCGGACTGCTTCAGCTCCCTGACGCTCCTCTACCTCG TGGTGCTGGGCACGATGACGCTGCCTGCGCTGTACGAGCGGTACGAGAGCGAGGTGGACCACCTGGTGGCCAGAGGCGTGCACGACCTGCGGACCCACTTCGCCGACATGGACTCGGGCGTTCTCAGGAAGATCCCGAGAGGCACAGGCGCTGCAGCCAAGTGA